In the genome of Achromobacter sp. MFA1 R4, the window GCCGAATGGATCCCGCTGCTCTACGAGCACCAGATATTCCCCGTCTTCCTGATGTGGGAGACGGACTTCATCACCACCGTCAGGAACATCATCCAGGACGCCGCGCACGACGTGCCGCGCACCACCGGCGGCATCGGCGAACGCCTGGAACGCTGGTGGAACCAGCGCCTCGAACGCTGGCTGGCGCGTCCAGGCACGGTCATCTGGGGCGAAATGAAGCAGAACGCCGAGGCCATGAGCGAGCCGGCCGCGCACGGCGAAGACGAAGCCGCCATGATCCTGCTCTACCGGCACTTCAAGTCGCACGTCGCGCGCGGCCGCGTGCGCCTGCACATCGTGGGGCATTCGGCCGGCGCGATCGTCGCCAGCCATTTCGCGCGGCGCCTGGCCGCGGACGGCGGGGAACTGGAATCGCTGAGCCTCATGGCGCCGGCCGTGACCCTGAAGACTTTCCGAGAACTGGTCGTGCCGCTGCTGGGGAACCGGGTCAAGCGCTATCAGCAGTTCCACCTGTCGGATCGCGCCGAAGAGGACGACCCCACTTGCGGACCGTACCGGCGCTCGCTGCTGTACCTGGTCAGCGAATCGTTCGAGGGCGGCACCACCACGCCGCTGCTGGGCATGGAGCGCTATTTCCGGGACGCCGGCATTCCGTGCGACGCGGTCCACGTGTCGCCGGCCGGCAGTCCTTCCGGCGCCTCCCGCGTCGTGCCCGTGGCCTCCAGCACGCACGGGGGCTTTGACAACGACAAAGGCACGCAGCAGCAGGTCATTGCCTTCATCAAGCGCTGACCGCGGGTGGAGGGTCTTGTCATGCCAGAGATACTGCCAGAACCCTACAGCGAGGCGCCGGAGCTGCCCAGGCAGCCGGCCCCGCGGCCCGACGTGCCGACGCCGGCGGCCCATGCCGGCGAGGAGGGCGCGCGCGCCGCCGCGCCCGCCGTCCCCGCGCCGCCATCGCCCCCCGCGCACGAGTTCTCTCTCTACGGCGAGGCCGACGAGGTCGCGGGGGTCCTGTCGCGGGTCGGCGTGCCCTGCCTGCTGGTGGCGGGGTCCGGCGACATCGTGGCCGCCAGCAGCGTCCTGCCACTGGCGCACGCCAACCTTGTGGGCCACCGCCTGAGCGAGATCTGCGGCCTCACCCGGCCCTTGCGCATGGGCGACGGCGCGGTCGACGTGGTGTACCGCGGCGACGACGGCGCCCGCGTGCCCGCGCAGCTGATCCCGCTGTGCACGCTGAACAGCGGCGAGCTCATCGTGCTGGTCAACGACGGCGCACCCTTTCGCCAGGCCGAGTCCCGCCGGTTCGAGCGTACGCCCTACGCGGTATTCCGGCTGGACATGCAGGGCGTCATCCGCTTCGCCAATCCCGAAGCGGCCCGCACGCTGGGCCTGCCGCGCGACGCCCTGTGCGGCAGCCGGCTCGCCGCGCATTTCCGCCCCGCCGACGTCGGGCCGGTGCAGCGCGCCATCCTGCGCTGCGTGCACGACACGGACGGCGACGCCATGGTGTCGGTCACCATCGCCATCCCCGTGCCGGACGACGCGGACCGCCAGTTCGAGCTGGTCATGACGCCCGACCCCGCGCCCAACGGCGAGCTACTGGGCGTGATCGCCGTCATCCAGTCGCGCACGCTGGAATCGGCCCGCGACGAGATCCGCCGCATCGCGCTCGACCCCGCGATCGACGGCTGGCGGCTCAAGCTGGACCGCATCCTGGAGCAGATCCGGCGCCTGGTGCCGTTCGAACACGCGGTCTTCGGCATCTATGGCAACGATGTGTCGCTGTTCCGCGCGATCGCGGTGCGGCCAGAGGGCGTAGAGCTGTGGCCCGCGCGCTGGATGGATCTGCCGCCGACGATACGCGCCTTCCTGGACTCGGGCCGCACCTGGGTCGAGGAGGTCGGCGCGTTCGTGAAGGCGAACATGCCCGAACCGGGCAACGAGATCGTGCGCTGTTATCAGGACCTGGGCATACAGTCCTCCGTCACGCTGCCGGTCACGCGGCCCGGGGGCTATAGCTCGGCGCTGAGCCTGTGCTCGCGCGCCCCCGGCGCCTACGATGCCCGCCATCTGGAGATCCTGCGCGCCCTGGACCTGGAACCTGTGCTGATGCGCTTCGAAAAGGAGCGCGACGACGAGCGGGCCGAATTCGCGGATTCGCTGCGGCGCAAGGTGATGACCGCCGCGTCGCTGCGCCAGGCCGCCGACGACATCATTGCGCAGCTGGCGCAGCATTTCTCGTGGGATCACGTGGCGCTGTTCCGCGTGAACCGGCAGGAGAACCGCTTCGAAGTGGTCACGCAGCACAGCCTGGCGCCCGGCTACGCGCTGCCGGCCGGTTTCCAGCAGCCGACGGGCCAGGGCATGCTGGGCGCCACGCTGTCGCTGGGCTGCCTGCTGGCGGTGGATGACATCGGCAATCCCGCCTACGCGCAGCACGGCTACACGGGCCCCAAGCGGCCGCTGCGCTCGGCCATGACCGTTCCCGTCCACCTGAACGGCCGGATACGCTGGCTGCTGGACGTGGAATCCTCGGTGTCCCATGCCTTCAAGGGCCCCGACATCGACGACCTGCTCCAGATCATCGCCTCGCTGGAGGAAGGCCTGGCCCAGCACCTGCTCAGCCAGACCAAGCAGAGCCTGATGGCGGAAACCGAGCAGGCCGTCGTGTTCGTGGGACGCGAGGGCGGCGTCATCGAAATGAACCGCGTGGCCACCGACATGCTGGGCGCGGAGGTCCGGCGCACGCGCGATGGCGCCGAGGCGCCGTCAATCACGGACTACGCCATCGCGGGCGACGAGGCCACGCTGGGCGTCCTGACGTCGGCGTTCACGGTCAAGCGCGAGCGCATCGAACTGCTCGACGCCGGCGGACAGCCGCGGTCCGTGCTGGCCACCCGCACCGACCTGGACCCGAGCCTGGACATGTCGATCTGGTTCTTCACCGACATCGCGGACCTGGATTGGGCGCGCGACCTGCGCTATCTGCGCGAAACCGTGGCCGAGGTGGCGCGGCAGACGCGCACCTCGCTGTCGCTGGCGTGCAGCCTGACGTCGCAGACCGTGCTGCTGCATGACGACGCGCGCCAGGGCACGCCCCCGGAAGTCGTCGCGGCCCAGGCGCAGGACCTGAGCCAGCGCATCGTCGCCGAGATCGGCAAGGCCGACATCACCTTCGAGCGCCTGGCCGGCGCCAGCGAGTCGCGGCGGCGCGCCCGCGCGGCGCATGGCGACGTCGAACTGGGCGCGCGCCTTCGTGACGTGATCGCTGCCTTGCCCGCGCGCGACCAGCGCCGCATCGCGTTGTCCAACCATACGGCCTCGCGCGACGGCCCCACGGTGTCCGGCGACGCGCAGGCGCTGAGCGCGGCATTCCGGTCGATGATCGATTACCTCCTGCGCTGCCGCAACGCCGACGATGCGCGCGTGACCATCGACCTGGACGCCGGCCCGGACGGCTGCACCCTGCGCTTCGGCCTGAGCGAGGAACAGGTGTGGGACATGGACCCGCCGGTCCACGCGGTGCCCGACGACGCCCTGCTGAGCGCCGAGCGCGCCGCGCACGACGGCGCCAGCATCGCCATCGCCCAGATCCAGGACACGATGATCGATCACGGCGGCGCGCTCGTCACCGACCCGCCGCTCCCGGATGCGCCGCTGTTGCCGCCGCAGGCCTACGAGTCCGTCACGCCGCCGTGGCGCGCGTTCACGCTGATCCTGCCGCTGCGCGCCGGCTAGGCCATCCGGATCATGGGACAGCCATCATGGAACACGACGCCGACGGACCGAATTTCATCCTGCTGGCCAGCATGAACGACGAGCACGAGGACGACTGGGCCAACCACCTCGCCCAGCTGCACCGCCACGTCCAGCAGTACCCCGCGATCGCGCCGTTCGTGGGCGCGGAGCTGCGCCGGCGCACGTCGCTGGAAAGCGCCAAGACCCAGATCGAATCCTGGGAACTGGCCACGCCGCGCATCGAGCCGCGGCTGGTCATCATCGACGCCCGGCTCGGGTCCACCGCCAGCAAGCGCGCCAAGCCCGGCGCGGCCGCGGTCGAACTGCTGGAATGGATCGCCAAGCGCTCCGCCGTGCCCTTGCTGGTGCTGGCGGTCGACCCGCCGGAACTGGTGCAGCGCTACGTCCTGGAACGCCCCGAAGTCTTCATGTGGACCAGCGATGCCAAGAGCGCCGGCAACAGCGGCACAGAGGTCGCCACCGTCCTCACCTGCCTCACGCCGATGGCGCCCAAGCGCCGGCGGCGGCTGATCATCCGCGTGGGCGAGCACTCGATCACCTACCGCATCCAGATGGGACGGCACGAGTATTCGTCGCAGGACATGCCCTACAAGGAACGCGACCGGATCTCGGCCCTGGTGGGGCGCATCGAGACCTTCAGCCCCTATATGGGGGAGACGAAGGCGCCGCAGTGGCTCAAGGACCTGAGCGGGGTGGGCGAAGACGTCTTCAGCGCCATGGTCACGCACAGCCTGGGCGCGCCGATCGCCAAGCTGATCCAGCGCGCGCGCGACGAGGAGTTGTCGCCGGGGGCCGGCGCGTTCGCGGGACTGGACCTGCGCTTCGAGTTCAACCTGGCCAGCCAGGAGGTCTCGCGCCTGTTCAACCTGCCTTTCGAGATGGGGCGCGAGTTCGGCGCCGACAGCGGCCGCTATCTGTGCCTGGAACTGCCGATGGCGCGGCGGCTGCACCTGGAGGGCACCGCCCCCGCGCCGCGCTGGGAGACGGACTCGCGCGCGCCCGGCCAGCCGGTGCGGATGCTGTTCATGGATGCCAGCGCGGTGTACGGCACCGT includes:
- a CDS encoding CHAT domain-containing protein, giving the protein MEHDADGPNFILLASMNDEHEDDWANHLAQLHRHVQQYPAIAPFVGAELRRRTSLESAKTQIESWELATPRIEPRLVIIDARLGSTASKRAKPGAAAVELLEWIAKRSAVPLLVLAVDPPELVQRYVLERPEVFMWTSDAKSAGNSGTEVATVLTCLTPMAPKRRRRLIIRVGEHSITYRIQMGRHEYSSQDMPYKERDRISALVGRIETFSPYMGETKAPQWLKDLSGVGEDVFSAMVTHSLGAPIAKLIQRARDEELSPGAGAFAGLDLRFEFNLASQEVSRLFNLPFEMGREFGADSGRYLCLELPMARRLHLEGTAPAPRWETDSRAPGQPVRMLFMDASAVYGTVTFRREDGGPTLPAMEFGPLQSVAKEREHLAELAARAPGHLIIDHVRGADEPGLVGAALQRRIEERLKTGNYDIFHFAGHSVSAGETTMLVLPGEDGEAWQLSIRLIGQWMEAGKCKLLVLSSCSGASVRTALEVMRAGAAGVLAFRWQVEEESCARYIQRFYDVYLDAAQPKGLAEAYRYACKAAQGDAGDLPTWASAVAIVRD
- a CDS encoding PAS domain-containing protein, which gives rise to MPEILPEPYSEAPELPRQPAPRPDVPTPAAHAGEEGARAAAPAVPAPPSPPAHEFSLYGEADEVAGVLSRVGVPCLLVAGSGDIVAASSVLPLAHANLVGHRLSEICGLTRPLRMGDGAVDVVYRGDDGARVPAQLIPLCTLNSGELIVLVNDGAPFRQAESRRFERTPYAVFRLDMQGVIRFANPEAARTLGLPRDALCGSRLAAHFRPADVGPVQRAILRCVHDTDGDAMVSVTIAIPVPDDADRQFELVMTPDPAPNGELLGVIAVIQSRTLESARDEIRRIALDPAIDGWRLKLDRILEQIRRLVPFEHAVFGIYGNDVSLFRAIAVRPEGVELWPARWMDLPPTIRAFLDSGRTWVEEVGAFVKANMPEPGNEIVRCYQDLGIQSSVTLPVTRPGGYSSALSLCSRAPGAYDARHLEILRALDLEPVLMRFEKERDDERAEFADSLRRKVMTAASLRQAADDIIAQLAQHFSWDHVALFRVNRQENRFEVVTQHSLAPGYALPAGFQQPTGQGMLGATLSLGCLLAVDDIGNPAYAQHGYTGPKRPLRSAMTVPVHLNGRIRWLLDVESSVSHAFKGPDIDDLLQIIASLEEGLAQHLLSQTKQSLMAETEQAVVFVGREGGVIEMNRVATDMLGAEVRRTRDGAEAPSITDYAIAGDEATLGVLTSAFTVKRERIELLDAGGQPRSVLATRTDLDPSLDMSIWFFTDIADLDWARDLRYLRETVAEVARQTRTSLSLACSLTSQTVLLHDDARQGTPPEVVAAQAQDLSQRIVAEIGKADITFERLAGASESRRRARAAHGDVELGARLRDVIAALPARDQRRIALSNHTASRDGPTVSGDAQALSAAFRSMIDYLLRCRNADDARVTIDLDAGPDGCTLRFGLSEEQVWDMDPPVHAVPDDALLSAERAAHDGASIAIAQIQDTMIDHGGALVTDPPLPDAPLLPPQAYESVTPPWRAFTLILPLRAG